One window of Marmota flaviventris isolate mMarFla1 chromosome 5, mMarFla1.hap1, whole genome shotgun sequence genomic DNA carries:
- the LOC114078945 gene encoding olfactory receptor 6S1-like, with product MDGSNLTRVTEFILLGFQNEKPVNILLFSVFLLMYLTSLVGNTLIILLVCCDRRLHSPMYFFVANLSFLEVAITSTVVPEMLANTFSLTKAISFVGCLTQSFFYFLLGSTEFFLLAVMSFDRYVAICNPLRYALIMNRQTCAALLLGSYVGAFLSILAPSVLTAPLPFCGPNVVNHFFCDSAPVLKLVCADTSLAELADFASSAVLLLGSLLLTGVSYTCIIITVLRMPSAQGRRKAFSTCASHITVVTLYYGSSIFIYVRPRKGGVMDVNKFATVLNTIVTPMLNPFIYSLRNEKVKGSLRDALVKCPSRLGTTMCPR from the coding sequence ATGGATGGGAGCAACCTGACCAGGGTCACTGAGTTCATCCTGCTTGGGTTTCAGAATGAGAAACCCGTGAacattcttcttttctctgtgttCCTGCTCATGTACCTGACATCTCTGGTCGGCAACACCCTGATCATCCTTCTAGTGTGCTGTGACCGACGCCTGCACTCACCCATGTACTTCTTCGTAGCCAACCTCTCCTTCCTTGAGGTGGCCATCACCTCCACGGTGGTGCCTGAGATGCTGGCCAACACTTTCTCCCTCACCAAAGCCATCTCCTTTGTGGGCTGCCTCACGCAGTCTTTCTTCTACTTCCTCTTGGGGTCCACCGAGTTTTTCCTCCTGGCGGTCATGTCCTTTGATCGGTACGTCGCTATCTGCAACCCACTGCGGTACGCGCTCATCATGAACAGACAGACGTGCGCGGCGCTGCTCCTGGGGTCTTACGTGGGCGCCTTTCTGTCCATCCTGGCGCCATCAGTTTTAACGGCCCCCCTGCCCTTCTGTGGGCCCAACGTGGTGAACCACTTCTTCTGCGACAGCGCCCCAGTGCTGAAGCTGGTCTGCGCGGACACCTCTCTGGCGGAGCTGGCGGACTTCGCCTCCTCGGCGGTGCTGCTCCTGGGCTCCCTGCTCCTGACCGGCGTGTCCTACACCTGCATCATCATCACGGTGCTCCGGATGCCCTCCGCGCAGGGCCGGCgcaaggccttctccacctgcgcTTCGCACATCACGGTGGTAACGCTGTACTATGGCAGCTCCATCTTCATTTACGTGCGCCCGCGGAAGGGCGGCGTGATGGACGTGAACAAGTTCGCCACCGTGCTGAACACCATCGTGAcgcccatgctgaaccccttcatatACAGTCTGCGCAACGAGAAAGTGAAAGGCTCTCTCAGAGACGCCCTGGTGAAATGCCCTAGCAGACTAGGGACAACCATGTGCCCAAGGTGA
- the LOC139705848 gene encoding olfactory receptor 2A12-like: MRLANASVVSELVLVGFSNHPQAELPLFLLLSLVYLTCCFGNTAVVTLVVLDVSLQSPMYFFLCHLALLNVFFSTLVVPKMLFNFLTSRKVISYAFCLAQTYLTLFLECTECFLLAVMALDRYVAICHPLRYLLLLSWPACVALALGAWALGFFASVVPLSCIILPLCGPYVVDYIFCELPILLHLFCADTTLQEAMMAVGGAGTVMVPFLLILLSYLRILLAVMRVDSSEGRKRAFSTCTSHLTVVTIYYGTGLIRYLRPKSLYSAEGDKLISLFYAVINPMLNPFIYSLRNKEVQGALGRVIGRYRAARKPQAALLRR, from the coding sequence ATGAGACTGGCCAACGCCAGCGTCGTCTCTGAGCTGGTGCTTGTGGGCTTCTCCAATCACCCCCAGGCCGagctccccctgttcctcctgctCTCTCTGGTCTACCTGACGTGCTGCTTCGGGAACACGGCGGTTGTCACCTTAGTGGTCCTCGATGTCTCTCTGCAGtcgcccatgtacttcttcctttgTCACCTGGCTTTGCTGAACGTCTTCTTCAGCACGCTGGTGGTGCCCAAGATGCTCTTCAACTTCCTCACAAGCAGGAAGGTCATCTCCTACGCCTTCTGCCTTGCTCAGACCTACCTCACCCTGTTCCTCGAATGCACGGAGTGCTTCCTTCTGGCAGTGATGGCTCTGGACCGCTACGTGGCCATCTGCCACCCGCTGCGATACCTGCTGCTCCTGAGCTGGCCCGCGTGCGTCGCGCTGGCGCTGGGAGCCTGGGCGCTGGGTTTTTTCGCTTCGGTGGTGCCGCTCTCCTGCATCATCCTCCCACTCTGCGGTCCCTATGTGGTGGACTACATTTTCTGTGAGCTGCCCATCCTTCTGCACCTGTTCTGTGCAGACACGACGCTGCAGGAAGCCATGATGGCGGTAGGGGGCGCTGGAACCGTGATGGTACCCTTCCTCCTCATTCTGCTCTCCTACCTTCGCATCCTGCTGGCTGTGATGAGGGTGGACTCTTCGGAGGGCAGGAAAagagccttctccacctgcacgTCCCACCTGACTGTGGTGACCATTTACTACGGGACGGGGCTGATCAGGTACCTGAGGCCCAAGTCCCTTTACTCGGCGGAGGGGGACAAGCTCATCTCCCTGTTCTACGCAGTTATCAACCCCATGCTGAATCCTTTCAtttacagcctgaggaacaaggaggttCAGGGAGCCCTGGGGAGGGTGATAGGGAGATACCGGGCAGCGCGAAAGCCACAGGCTGCGCTCCTTAGACGCTAG
- the LOC139705738 gene encoding B-cell CLL/lymphoma 9 protein isoform X2 — MHFSNPKVRNSPSGNAQSSPKSKQEVMVRPPTVMSPSGNPQLDSKFSNQECNSADHIKSQDSQHTPHSMTPSTATVPRSSTPSHGQATAPEPTPAQKTPAKVVYVFSTEMANKAAEAVLKGQVETIVSFHIQNISSSKADRSTAPLNTQISALRNDPKPLPQQPPAPANQDQNSSQNTRLQPTPPIPAPAPKPVAPPRPLDHDSPGVENKLIAPVGSPASSTPLPPDGPGPNSTPNNRAVTPVSQGSSSSSADPKAPPPPSVSSGEPPTLGENPDGLSQEQLEHRERSLQTLRDIQCMLFPDEKEFSGGQSGGPQQNPGVLDGPQKKTEGPIQAMMAQSQSLGKGPGPRTDVGAPFGPQGHRDVPFSPDEMVPPSVNSQSGPIGPDHLEHMTPEQMAWLKLQQEFYEEKRRKQEQVVVQQCSLQDVLVHPHGPRAVGRGPPPPYQVTPGEGWAPGAAEPFSDGISISHSLPPRGMAPHPNMPGSQMRLPGFAGMINSEMEGPNVPNPASRPGLSGVSWPDDVPKIPDGRNFPPGQGVFSGPGRGERFPNPQGLSEEMFQQQLAEKQLGLPPGMGMEGIRPSMEVNRVIPGSQRHMEPGNNPIFPRIPVEGPLSPSRGDFPKGMPPQIGPGRELEFGMVPGGMKGDVHLNVSVGPSPQMIPQKMREAGAGPEESMKSRPGGSDMLPAQQKMVPLPFGEHPQQEYGMGPRPFLPMSQGPGSGSGLQNLRESIGPDQRTNSRLSHMPPLPLNPSSNPTNLNPAPPVQRGLGRKPLDISVAASQVHSPGINPLKSPTMHQVQSPMLGSPSGNLKSPQTPSQLAGMLAGPAAAASIKSPPVLGSAAASPVHLKSPSLPAPSPGWTSSPKPPLQSPGIPPNHKAPLTMASPAMLGSVESGGPPPPTASQPASVNIPGSLPSSTPYTMPPEPTLSQNPLSIMMSRMSKFAMPSSTPLYHDAIKTVASSDDDSPPARSPNLPSMNNMPGMGINTQNPRISGPNPVVPMPTLSPMGMTQPLSHSNQMPSPNAMGPNIPPHGVPMGPGLMSHNPIMGHGSQEPPMVPQGRMGFPQGFPPVQSPPQQVPFPHNGPSGGQGNFPGGMGFPGDGPLGRPSNLPPSSADAALCKPGGPGGPDSFTVLGNSLPSVFTDPDLQEVIRPGATGIPEFDLSRIIPSEKPSQTLQYFPRGEVPGRKQPQGPGPGFSHMQGMMGDQAPRMGLALPGMGGPGPVGTPDIPLGTAPSMPGHNPMRPPAFLQQGMMGPHHRMMSPAQSTMPGQPTLMSNPAAAMGMIPGKDRGPAGLYTHPGPVGSPGMMMSMQGMMGPQQNIMIPPQMRPRGMAADVGMGGFSQGPGNPGNMMF; from the exons ATGCATTTCAGTAACCCTAAAGTGAGGAACTCTCCATCAGGAAACGCACAGAGTAGCCCTAAGTCAAAGCAGGAGGTGATGGTCCGTCCCCCTACAGTGATGTCCCCATCTGGAAACCCCCAGCTGGATTCCAAATTCTCCAATCAGG AATGTAATTCTGCTGACCATATAAAGTCCCAGGATTCCCAGCACACACCACACTCCATGACCCCATCGACCGCCACAGTTCCCAGGTCTTCCACCCCTTCCCATGGCCAAGCTACTGCCCCAGAGCCCACACCTGCTCAGAAGACTCCAGCCAAAGTGGTGTATGTGTTTTCTACTGAGATGGCCAATAAAGCTGCCGAAGCCGTGTTGAAGGGCCAGGTTGAGACCATCGTCTCTTTCCACATCCAGAACATCTCCAGCAGCAAGGCGGACAGAAGCACAGCCCCTCTGAATACACAGATATCTGCCCTTCGCAATGATCCGAAACCTCTCCCACAACAACCCCCAGCTCCAGCCAACCAGGACCAGAATTCTTCCCAGAACACCAGACTGCAGCCAACTCCACCCATTCCGGCACCAGCACCCAAGCCTGTGGCACCCCCACGTCCCCTGGACCATGACAGTCCTGGGGTGGAGAATAAACTGATTGCTCCTGTGGGCAGTCCTGCCAGTTCCACTCCGTTGCCCCCGGACGGCCCCGGGCCAAACTCAACGCCCAACAATCGAGCAGTGACCCCTGTCTCCCAGGGGAGCAGTAGCTCTTCGGCAGATCCCAAAGCCCCTCCACCCCCATCAGTGTCCAGTGGCGAGCCCCCCACACTGGGAGAAAACCCCGACGGCCTGTCTCAGGAGCAGCTGGAGCACCGTGAGCGCTCCTTGCAGACCCTCAGAGACATCCAGTGTATGCTCTTCCCTGATGAGAAAGAATTCTCAGGAGGACAGAGTGGGGGGCCCCAGCAGAATCCTGGGGTATTAGATGGAcctcagaaaaaaacagaagggcCAATCCAGGCCATGATGGCTCAGTCCCAAAGCCTGGGTAAGGGTCCTGGGCCCCGGACAGATGTGGGAGCTCCCTTTGGCCCTCAAGGACATAGAGATGTACCCTTTTCTCCAGATGAAATGGTTCCACCTTCTGTGAACTCCCAGTCTGGGCCCATCGGGCCTGACCACCTGGAGCACATGACCCCTGAGCAGATGGCGTGGCTGAAGCTGCAGCAGGAGTTCTacgaggagaagaggaggaagcaggagcAAGTGGTGGTGCAGCAGTGCTCCCTGCAGGACGTGCTGGTCCACCCGCACGGGCCCAGGGCTGTGGGCCGAGGGCCGCCCCCTCCCTACCAGGTGACCCCTGGTGAAGGCTGGGCACCCGGGGCTGCAGAGCCGTTCTCTGATGGAATCAGCATTTCGCATTCTCTGCCCCCCAGGGGCATGGCTCCCCATCCCAACATGCCAGGGAGCCAGATGCGCCTCCCGGGATTTGCAGGAATGATAAACTCTGAAATGGAGGGGCCAAACGTGCCCAACCCTGCGTCTAGACCAGGCCTCTCTGGAGTCAGTTGGCCAGACGATGTGCCAAAAATCCCAGATGGTCGAAACTTCCCTCCCGGCCAAGGTGTCTTCAGCGGTCCTGGCCGAGGGGAGCGCTTCCCAAACCCCCAAGGATTGTCTGAAGAGATGTTTCAGCAGCAGCTGGCAGAGAAGCAGCTGGGTCTCCCCCCAGGGATGGGCATGGAAGGCATCAGGCCCAGCATGGAGGTGAACAGGGTGATCCCAGGCTCCCAGCGCCACATGGAGCCCGGGAACAATCCCATCTTCCCGCGGATACCAGTCGAGGGCCCACTGAGTCCTTCCAGGGGCGACTTTCCAAAAGGAATGCCTCCACAGATAGGCCCTGGTCGGGAACTTGAGTTTGGGATGGTTCCTGGTGGGATGAAGGGAGACGTGCATCTGAATGTCAGCGTGGGACCCAGCCCTCAGATGATACCTCAGAAGATGAGAGAGGCTGGCGCGGGCCCTGAGGAGTCGATGAAGTCCCGCCCAGGCGGCTCAGACATGCTGCCTGCCCAGCAGAAGATGGTTCCCCTGCCATTTGGTGAGCACCCTCAGCAGGAGTATGGCATGGGCCCCAGGCCATTCCTTCCCATGTCTCAGGGTCCAGGCAGCGGCAGTGGCTTGCAGAATCTCAGAGAATCAATTGGGCCCGACCAAAGGACTAACAGCCGGCTCAGTCATATGCCACCACTACCTCTCAACCCCTCGAGTAACCCCACCAACCTCAACCCAGCTCCCCCCGTCCAGCGTGGCCTGGGACGCAAGCCCCTGGATATATCTGTGGCAGCCAGCCAGGTGCATTCCCCAGGCATCAACCCTCTGAAGTCTCCCACGATGCACCAAGTCCAGTCCCCGATGCTGGGCTCACCCTCGGGGAACCTCAAGTCCCCCCAGACTCCGTCGCAGCTGGCAGGCATGCTGGCAGgcccagctgctgctgcttccaTTAAGTCCCCCCCTGTTTTGGGGTCTGCTGCTGCTTCGCCTGTTCACCTCAAGTCTCCATCACTTCCTGCCCCGTCACCTGGATGGACCTCCTCTCCCAAACCTCCCCTTCAGAGTCCTGGGATTCCTCCAAACCATAAAGCTCCCCTCACCATGGCCTCCCCAGCCATGCTGGGAAGTGTAGAGTCAGGTGGCCCTCCACCGCCTACAGCCAGCCAGCCTGCCTCCGTGAATATCCCTGGAAGTCTTCCCTCGAGCACACCTTACACTATGCCTCCAGAGCCAACCCTCTCCCAGAACCCTCTCTCAATTATGATGTCTCGAATGTCCAAGTTCGCAATGCCCAGTTCGACCCCATTGTACCATGATGCCATCAAGACTGTGGCCAGCTCTGATGACGACTCCCCTCCAGCCCGTTCTCCCAACCTGCCGTCAATGAACAACATGCCAGGAATGGGCATTAATACACAGAATCCTCGAATTTCAGGTCCAAACCCCGTGGTTCCGATGCCAACCCTCAGCCCAATGGGAATGACCCAGCCACTTTCTCACTCCAATCAGATGCCCTCACCGAATGCTATGGGACCCAACATACCTCCTCATGGGGTCCCAATGGGGCCTGGCTTGATGTCACACAACCCTATCATGGGGCATGGGTCCCAGGAGCCTCCGATGGTACCTCAAGGACGGATGGGTTTCCCCCAGGGCTTCCCTCCAGTACAGTCTCCTCCACAGCAAGTCCCGTTCCCTCACAATGGCCCCAGTGGAGGACAAGGCAATTTCCCAGGAGGGATGGGTTTCCCAGGAGATGGCCCCCTTGGCCGCCCCAGCAACCTGCCCCCAAGTTCAGCAGATGCAGCACTTTGCAAACCCGGAGGCCCAGGGGGTCCCGACTCCTTCACTGTCTTGGGGAACAGCCTGCCTTCGGTGTTTACAGACCCAGATCTGCAGGAGGTCATCCGACCTGGAGCCACCGGAATTCCTGAGTTTGACCTATCCCGCATTATTCCATCTGAGAAACCTAGCCAGACTCTGCAGTATTTCCCTCGAGGGGAAGTCCCAGGCCGTAAACAGCCCCAGGGGCCTGGACCTGGTTTTTCGCACATGCAGGGGATGATGGGTGATCAAGCCCCCAGAATGGGACTAGCATTACCTGGCATGGGAGGTCCAGGGCCAGTGGGAACTCCGGACATCCCTCTTGGTACGGCTCCATCCATGCCAGGCCACAACCCAATGAGACCACCAGCCTTTCTCCAGCAAGGCATGATGGGACCTCACCATCGGATGATGTCACCAGCACAATCTACAATGCCCGGCCAGCCCACCCTGATGAGCAATCCAGCTGCTGCCATGGGCATGATTCCTGGCAAGGATCGGGGGCCTGCTGGGCTGTACACACACCCCGGGCCTGTGGGCTCCCCGGGAATGATGATGTCCATGCAGGGCATGATGGGACCCCAACAGAACATCATGATCCCCCCCCAGATGAGGCCCCGGGGCATGGCTGCTGACGTGGGCATGGGTGGATTCAGCCAAGGACCTGGCAACCCAGGAAACATGATGTTTTAA
- the LOC139705738 gene encoding B-cell CLL/lymphoma 9 protein isoform X1: MHFSNPKVRNSPSGNAQSSPKSKQEVMVRPPTVMSPSGNPQLDSKFSNQGKQGGSASQSQPSPCDSKSGGHTPKALPGPGGSMGLKNGAGNGAKGKGKRERSVSADSFDQRDPGTPNDDSDTKECNSADHIKSQDSQHTPHSMTPSTATVPRSSTPSHGQATAPEPTPAQKTPAKVVYVFSTEMANKAAEAVLKGQVETIVSFHIQNISSSKADRSTAPLNTQISALRNDPKPLPQQPPAPANQDQNSSQNTRLQPTPPIPAPAPKPVAPPRPLDHDSPGVENKLIAPVGSPASSTPLPPDGPGPNSTPNNRAVTPVSQGSSSSSADPKAPPPPSVSSGEPPTLGENPDGLSQEQLEHRERSLQTLRDIQCMLFPDEKEFSGGQSGGPQQNPGVLDGPQKKTEGPIQAMMAQSQSLGKGPGPRTDVGAPFGPQGHRDVPFSPDEMVPPSVNSQSGPIGPDHLEHMTPEQMAWLKLQQEFYEEKRRKQEQVVVQQCSLQDVLVHPHGPRAVGRGPPPPYQVTPGEGWAPGAAEPFSDGISISHSLPPRGMAPHPNMPGSQMRLPGFAGMINSEMEGPNVPNPASRPGLSGVSWPDDVPKIPDGRNFPPGQGVFSGPGRGERFPNPQGLSEEMFQQQLAEKQLGLPPGMGMEGIRPSMEVNRVIPGSQRHMEPGNNPIFPRIPVEGPLSPSRGDFPKGMPPQIGPGRELEFGMVPGGMKGDVHLNVSVGPSPQMIPQKMREAGAGPEESMKSRPGGSDMLPAQQKMVPLPFGEHPQQEYGMGPRPFLPMSQGPGSGSGLQNLRESIGPDQRTNSRLSHMPPLPLNPSSNPTNLNPAPPVQRGLGRKPLDISVAASQVHSPGINPLKSPTMHQVQSPMLGSPSGNLKSPQTPSQLAGMLAGPAAAASIKSPPVLGSAAASPVHLKSPSLPAPSPGWTSSPKPPLQSPGIPPNHKAPLTMASPAMLGSVESGGPPPPTASQPASVNIPGSLPSSTPYTMPPEPTLSQNPLSIMMSRMSKFAMPSSTPLYHDAIKTVASSDDDSPPARSPNLPSMNNMPGMGINTQNPRISGPNPVVPMPTLSPMGMTQPLSHSNQMPSPNAMGPNIPPHGVPMGPGLMSHNPIMGHGSQEPPMVPQGRMGFPQGFPPVQSPPQQVPFPHNGPSGGQGNFPGGMGFPGDGPLGRPSNLPPSSADAALCKPGGPGGPDSFTVLGNSLPSVFTDPDLQEVIRPGATGIPEFDLSRIIPSEKPSQTLQYFPRGEVPGRKQPQGPGPGFSHMQGMMGDQAPRMGLALPGMGGPGPVGTPDIPLGTAPSMPGHNPMRPPAFLQQGMMGPHHRMMSPAQSTMPGQPTLMSNPAAAMGMIPGKDRGPAGLYTHPGPVGSPGMMMSMQGMMGPQQNIMIPPQMRPRGMAADVGMGGFSQGPGNPGNMMF; this comes from the coding sequence ATGCATTTCAGTAACCCTAAAGTGAGGAACTCTCCATCAGGAAACGCACAGAGTAGCCCTAAGTCAAAGCAGGAGGTGATGGTCCGTCCCCCTACAGTGATGTCCCCATCTGGAAACCCCCAGCTGGATTCCAAATTCTCCAATCAGGGTAAACAGGGGGGCTCAGCCAGCCAATCCCAGCCATCCCCCTGTGACTCCAAGAGTGGTGGCCATACCCCTAAAGCACTCCCTGGCCCAGGTGGGAGCATGGGGCTGAAGAATGGGGCTGGAAATGGTGCCAAGGGCAAGGGGAAAAGGGAGCGAAGTGTTTCCGCCGACTCCTTTGATCAGAGAGATCCTGGGACTCCAAACGATGACTCTGACACGAAAGAATGTAATTCTGCTGACCATATAAAGTCCCAGGATTCCCAGCACACACCACACTCCATGACCCCATCGACCGCCACAGTTCCCAGGTCTTCCACCCCTTCCCATGGCCAAGCTACTGCCCCAGAGCCCACACCTGCTCAGAAGACTCCAGCCAAAGTGGTGTATGTGTTTTCTACTGAGATGGCCAATAAAGCTGCCGAAGCCGTGTTGAAGGGCCAGGTTGAGACCATCGTCTCTTTCCACATCCAGAACATCTCCAGCAGCAAGGCGGACAGAAGCACAGCCCCTCTGAATACACAGATATCTGCCCTTCGCAATGATCCGAAACCTCTCCCACAACAACCCCCAGCTCCAGCCAACCAGGACCAGAATTCTTCCCAGAACACCAGACTGCAGCCAACTCCACCCATTCCGGCACCAGCACCCAAGCCTGTGGCACCCCCACGTCCCCTGGACCATGACAGTCCTGGGGTGGAGAATAAACTGATTGCTCCTGTGGGCAGTCCTGCCAGTTCCACTCCGTTGCCCCCGGACGGCCCCGGGCCAAACTCAACGCCCAACAATCGAGCAGTGACCCCTGTCTCCCAGGGGAGCAGTAGCTCTTCGGCAGATCCCAAAGCCCCTCCACCCCCATCAGTGTCCAGTGGCGAGCCCCCCACACTGGGAGAAAACCCCGACGGCCTGTCTCAGGAGCAGCTGGAGCACCGTGAGCGCTCCTTGCAGACCCTCAGAGACATCCAGTGTATGCTCTTCCCTGATGAGAAAGAATTCTCAGGAGGACAGAGTGGGGGGCCCCAGCAGAATCCTGGGGTATTAGATGGAcctcagaaaaaaacagaagggcCAATCCAGGCCATGATGGCTCAGTCCCAAAGCCTGGGTAAGGGTCCTGGGCCCCGGACAGATGTGGGAGCTCCCTTTGGCCCTCAAGGACATAGAGATGTACCCTTTTCTCCAGATGAAATGGTTCCACCTTCTGTGAACTCCCAGTCTGGGCCCATCGGGCCTGACCACCTGGAGCACATGACCCCTGAGCAGATGGCGTGGCTGAAGCTGCAGCAGGAGTTCTacgaggagaagaggaggaagcaggagcAAGTGGTGGTGCAGCAGTGCTCCCTGCAGGACGTGCTGGTCCACCCGCACGGGCCCAGGGCTGTGGGCCGAGGGCCGCCCCCTCCCTACCAGGTGACCCCTGGTGAAGGCTGGGCACCCGGGGCTGCAGAGCCGTTCTCTGATGGAATCAGCATTTCGCATTCTCTGCCCCCCAGGGGCATGGCTCCCCATCCCAACATGCCAGGGAGCCAGATGCGCCTCCCGGGATTTGCAGGAATGATAAACTCTGAAATGGAGGGGCCAAACGTGCCCAACCCTGCGTCTAGACCAGGCCTCTCTGGAGTCAGTTGGCCAGACGATGTGCCAAAAATCCCAGATGGTCGAAACTTCCCTCCCGGCCAAGGTGTCTTCAGCGGTCCTGGCCGAGGGGAGCGCTTCCCAAACCCCCAAGGATTGTCTGAAGAGATGTTTCAGCAGCAGCTGGCAGAGAAGCAGCTGGGTCTCCCCCCAGGGATGGGCATGGAAGGCATCAGGCCCAGCATGGAGGTGAACAGGGTGATCCCAGGCTCCCAGCGCCACATGGAGCCCGGGAACAATCCCATCTTCCCGCGGATACCAGTCGAGGGCCCACTGAGTCCTTCCAGGGGCGACTTTCCAAAAGGAATGCCTCCACAGATAGGCCCTGGTCGGGAACTTGAGTTTGGGATGGTTCCTGGTGGGATGAAGGGAGACGTGCATCTGAATGTCAGCGTGGGACCCAGCCCTCAGATGATACCTCAGAAGATGAGAGAGGCTGGCGCGGGCCCTGAGGAGTCGATGAAGTCCCGCCCAGGCGGCTCAGACATGCTGCCTGCCCAGCAGAAGATGGTTCCCCTGCCATTTGGTGAGCACCCTCAGCAGGAGTATGGCATGGGCCCCAGGCCATTCCTTCCCATGTCTCAGGGTCCAGGCAGCGGCAGTGGCTTGCAGAATCTCAGAGAATCAATTGGGCCCGACCAAAGGACTAACAGCCGGCTCAGTCATATGCCACCACTACCTCTCAACCCCTCGAGTAACCCCACCAACCTCAACCCAGCTCCCCCCGTCCAGCGTGGCCTGGGACGCAAGCCCCTGGATATATCTGTGGCAGCCAGCCAGGTGCATTCCCCAGGCATCAACCCTCTGAAGTCTCCCACGATGCACCAAGTCCAGTCCCCGATGCTGGGCTCACCCTCGGGGAACCTCAAGTCCCCCCAGACTCCGTCGCAGCTGGCAGGCATGCTGGCAGgcccagctgctgctgcttccaTTAAGTCCCCCCCTGTTTTGGGGTCTGCTGCTGCTTCGCCTGTTCACCTCAAGTCTCCATCACTTCCTGCCCCGTCACCTGGATGGACCTCCTCTCCCAAACCTCCCCTTCAGAGTCCTGGGATTCCTCCAAACCATAAAGCTCCCCTCACCATGGCCTCCCCAGCCATGCTGGGAAGTGTAGAGTCAGGTGGCCCTCCACCGCCTACAGCCAGCCAGCCTGCCTCCGTGAATATCCCTGGAAGTCTTCCCTCGAGCACACCTTACACTATGCCTCCAGAGCCAACCCTCTCCCAGAACCCTCTCTCAATTATGATGTCTCGAATGTCCAAGTTCGCAATGCCCAGTTCGACCCCATTGTACCATGATGCCATCAAGACTGTGGCCAGCTCTGATGACGACTCCCCTCCAGCCCGTTCTCCCAACCTGCCGTCAATGAACAACATGCCAGGAATGGGCATTAATACACAGAATCCTCGAATTTCAGGTCCAAACCCCGTGGTTCCGATGCCAACCCTCAGCCCAATGGGAATGACCCAGCCACTTTCTCACTCCAATCAGATGCCCTCACCGAATGCTATGGGACCCAACATACCTCCTCATGGGGTCCCAATGGGGCCTGGCTTGATGTCACACAACCCTATCATGGGGCATGGGTCCCAGGAGCCTCCGATGGTACCTCAAGGACGGATGGGTTTCCCCCAGGGCTTCCCTCCAGTACAGTCTCCTCCACAGCAAGTCCCGTTCCCTCACAATGGCCCCAGTGGAGGACAAGGCAATTTCCCAGGAGGGATGGGTTTCCCAGGAGATGGCCCCCTTGGCCGCCCCAGCAACCTGCCCCCAAGTTCAGCAGATGCAGCACTTTGCAAACCCGGAGGCCCAGGGGGTCCCGACTCCTTCACTGTCTTGGGGAACAGCCTGCCTTCGGTGTTTACAGACCCAGATCTGCAGGAGGTCATCCGACCTGGAGCCACCGGAATTCCTGAGTTTGACCTATCCCGCATTATTCCATCTGAGAAACCTAGCCAGACTCTGCAGTATTTCCCTCGAGGGGAAGTCCCAGGCCGTAAACAGCCCCAGGGGCCTGGACCTGGTTTTTCGCACATGCAGGGGATGATGGGTGATCAAGCCCCCAGAATGGGACTAGCATTACCTGGCATGGGAGGTCCAGGGCCAGTGGGAACTCCGGACATCCCTCTTGGTACGGCTCCATCCATGCCAGGCCACAACCCAATGAGACCACCAGCCTTTCTCCAGCAAGGCATGATGGGACCTCACCATCGGATGATGTCACCAGCACAATCTACAATGCCCGGCCAGCCCACCCTGATGAGCAATCCAGCTGCTGCCATGGGCATGATTCCTGGCAAGGATCGGGGGCCTGCTGGGCTGTACACACACCCCGGGCCTGTGGGCTCCCCGGGAATGATGATGTCCATGCAGGGCATGATGGGACCCCAACAGAACATCATGATCCCCCCCCAGATGAGGCCCCGGGGCATGGCTGCTGACGTGGGCATGGGTGGATTCAGCCAAGGACCTGGCAACCCAGGAAACATGATGTTTTAA